In the genome of Brassica napus cultivar Da-Ae unplaced genomic scaffold, Da-Ae ScsIHWf_601;HRSCAF=894, whole genome shotgun sequence, one region contains:
- the LOC125604716 gene encoding LRR receptor-like serine/threonine-protein kinase IOS1, which produces MRMMGFSMYLFVLLVLGFGLAQNPSGFTSLTCGAPMGTSFLEKATNITYSSDAPYIDTGIGRSIKSSYQSKSEQQTWYLRSFPQSSRSCYTFNLTTGDKYLIRAIFFHGGYDTRPSTKFDLHLGPNKWATVSTAEETKSETFEIIHILATSRLQVCLVKTEDSTPFISAIELRKLTSKAYANESGSLQTFLRADIGSFSKQSLRYGSGVYGADVFDRIWLPYNSENWSQIRTDNSVDNDNGFKVPENVMATASVPTDPDAHMNISLTGLHQTSRFYVCLHFSEIQELGPNDTREFKVMYNGRLIIDPFKPISFYTSSFIGDELGPNANGQCTFSLQKTASSTLPPLLNAMEVYMVNSLSQNETDTKEVDTMINIKLSCGISKVDWQGDPCVPRDYMWSGVNCSYIDSEQPKIISLNLTTHGLTGEIQESISNLSTLQVLDFSNNSLIGPVQEFLAHMTSLKVINLSSNLLYGSIPTSLLDKVQRGLVSLSIEGNPGICSSASCATTNKKKTKTKTMVIASVAASIFLILVIFLVILKRRAKLGRYPNSDDDDNNLQQCNNQSSFSEMANNMFTYEDLAQATDNFSNVNLIGQGGFGYVHKGVLPDGTEVAIKQLKAGSRQGEREFRAEIEIISRVHHRHLVSLLGYCVTGTQRLLVYEFLPNKTLEFHLHEKRRPFDWSKRMKIASGAARGLAYLHEDCNPKTIHRDVKAANVLIDDSYEAKLADFGLAKCCLDNDTHVSTRIMGTCGYLAPEYASSGIFSDKSDVFSFGVMLLELITGRRPVGKSHPFANEENIVDWAKPLMLQALNTGNYHGLVDPRLEKDFDISEIKRMVLCADACVQHSAKHRPKMSQIVRAFDKSISLDDLIQGVALGDTTSYNLDGSSDYTSMEYKEDVKKFKRLVLESQTFGSSDLTSDNGQSSSGSFCIKSET; this is translated from the exons ATGAGAATGATGGGGTTTTCCATGTATCTTTTTGTTCTTCTTGTCTTAGGTTTTGGTCTTGCACAAAATCcgtcag GATTCACCAGTTTAACTTGTGGTGCTCCGATGGGAACTAGCTTCCTAGAAAAAGCAACAAATATAACATACAGCTCTGATGCGCCTTACATCGATACCGGCATTGGCAGGAGCATCAAATCATCGTACCAGAGCAAATCAGAGCAACAAACATG GTACCTCCGGAGTTTTCCACAGAGCTCTAGAAGCTGCTATACCTTCAACCTGACCACAGGCGATAAGTATCTGATCAGGGCCATTTTCTTCCATGGTGGTTATGACACAAGACCCTCTACTAAGTTCGATCTCCACCTCGGGCCTAACAAATGGGCGACAGTTTCAACCGCCGAGGAGACCAAATCTGAAACCTTTGAAATCATACACATATTGGCCACTAGCAGGTTACAAGTCTGTCTCGTCAAAACAGAGGATTCAACGCCATTCATCTCCGCTATAGAGCTGCGTAAACTCACCAGCAAAGCGTACGCGAACGAGTCGGGGTCCTTGCAGACTTTCTTGAGAGCAGACATTGGCTCCTTCTCTAAACAATCTTTAAG gtACGGATCTGGTGTCTATGGAGCAGATGTCTTTGATCGTATTTGGCTGCCATACAACTCCGAAAACTGGTCACAGATTAGAACCGATAATAGTGTAGACAACGATAATGGATTTAAGGTGCCAGAAAATGTTATGGCCACGGCCTCTGTTCCAACAGACCCCGACGCTCATATGAACATTTCGCTAACCGGTTTGCACCAGACATCACGGTTCTACGTCTGCCTACACTTCTCAGAGATCCAAGAGCTCGGTCCCAATGACACCAGAGAGTTTAAGGTGATGTACAACGGAAGGCTCATCATAGATCCCTTTAAGCCAATAAGTTTCTATACTAGTTCCTTTATCGGAGATGAACTCGGTCCGAACGCAAATGGACAGTGCACATTTTCGCTTCAAAAAACTGCGAGTTCCACACTGCCTCCTCTGCTCAACGCCATGGAGGTTTACATGGTGAACTCGTTATCGCAGAATGAAACCGATACAAAAGAag TTGATACGATGATAAACATCAAGTTGAGTTGCGGCATCAGTAAGGTTGACTGGCAAGGAGATCCATGCGTACCGCGGGATTACATGTGGTCTGGTGTTAACTGCAGTTACATTGACAGTGAGCAACCAAAGATCATTTCATT GAACTTGACTACCCATGGCTTAACCGGGGAGATACAGGAATCCATATCAAACCTAAGTACTTTACAAGTTCT TGATTTTTCTAACAACAGCCTGATTGGTCCGGTCCAGGAATTCCTAGCTCATATGACAAGTTTAAAAGTCAT AAATCTGTCAAGCAATTTGCTATATGGTTCAATTCCTACTAGTCTCCTAGATAAAGTGCAAAGAGGATTGGTTTCACTGAG CATCGAAGGAAATCCTGGAATATGTTCCTCTGCTTCATGCGCAACCACaaacaagaagaagacgaagacgaaaaCCATGGTTATTGCATCAGTTGCTGCATCAATATTTTTGATCTTAGTCATTTTTTTAGTTATCCTCAAGAGGAGAGCCAAGCTTGGTCGTTATCCCAATTCAG atgatgatgataataatcTTCAGCAGTGCAACAATCAAAGTAGCTTCTCAGAAATGGCAAACAACATGTTCACGTATGAAGACTTGGCGCAAGCGACCGATAACTTCTCCAATGTCAACCTCATTGGCCAAGGCGGGTTTGGTTATGTTCATAAAGGAGTTCTTCCCGATGGAACGGAGGTTGCGATTAAGCAGCTTAAAGCTGGAAGCAGACAAGGGGAACGGGAGTTTCGGGCAGAGATAGAGATTATAAGTAGAGTCCATCACAGGCATCTTGTGTCCCTCCTTGGTTACTGTGTAACCGGAACTCAAAGATTGCTTGTCTATGAGTTTTTGCCCAATAAAACACTGGAGTTTCATTTGCATG AAAAAAGGAGACCATTTGATTGGTCAAAGAGGATGAAGATTGCTTCAGGAGCAGCTAGAGGATTGGCATACTTACATGAAGATT GTAACCCTAAAACTATACACCGTGATGTAAAGGCTGCTAATGTTCTTATCGATGATAGCTACGAGGCAAAG TTAGCGGATTTTGGACTCGCCAAGTGTTGTTTAGACAATGATACTCATGTTTCTACTCGGATCATGGGAACATGCGG ATACTTAGCCCCTGAATATGCATCTTCTGGGATATTCAGCGACAAATCAGACGTCTTCTCATTCGGAGTTATGCTTCTGGAACTGATAACTGGACGCAGGCCTGTTGGTAAATCACATCCGTTTGCCAATGAAGAAAACATCGTTGATTGG GCAAAGCCTCTTATGTTACAAGCCTTAAACACTGGAAACTACCATGGTCTTGTTGACCCGAGACTGGAGAAAGATTTTGATATTAGCGAAATCAAGAGAATGGTTCTCTGCGCTGATGCTTGTGTCCAACATTCAGCAAAGCACCGACCAAAAATGAGCCAG ATAGTTCGAGCATTTGACAAGAGCATATCTCTAGATGACCTAATCCAAGGGGTTGCTCTAGGAGACACCACTAGTTACAACTTAGACGGGAGCTCAGATTATACCTCAATGGAGTACAAAGAAGACGTGAAGAAATTCAAGAGATTGGTACTTGAAAGCCAGACATTTGGTAGCAGCGATTTGACCAGTGACAATGGTCAGAGCTCATCAGGCTCCTTCTGCATCAAATCTGAGACGTAG